Genomic DNA from Salvia miltiorrhiza cultivar Shanhuang (shh) chromosome 1, IMPLAD_Smil_shh, whole genome shotgun sequence:
GTGACGCTGATGCTTTTTGCATTAGTCAAGGCAAAGGTTTCTGGTCTCATGTTGGCATGTCGCGCATGATCCTCTGGCTGACTCTTTCGATTGTTTACATTTCAATAAATTTGATAGCAAAACAAAGCACGAGTCAGATGAACATTGCTGAAGCTTAGTTGTACATTTCAATAAATTTGATAGCAAAACAAAGCACGAGTCAAATGAACATTGCTGAAGCTTAGTTGTATACTTGTAAAAACTACCTTTTCTTCATATTTGTCCCTTTTCAGACCATCCAGTGCTCTTGAGATCTTTTGTTTCGATAATAGCATAGAATTAATacttttttaaacaaaaaatccATGTCTTTATCATCATGCATATTCCAAGGTGCCTACAAAGTCCAAAGTATCTTTTGTCTTGAGatcttttgtttcctttttctaGGATACTTAATGCATATTCCAAGGTGCCTACAAAGTCCAAAGTATCTTCTGTGAAAAGGTAATTATTTTCTATCTGTTTAATTCTTATTATTGACCATAGAGGTTCACTTCTGGTATTTTTGAGATTTGATTATCTTGGCTACATCATGATCAGTCTGACTGCTATTTCACAAGAATCAATCGTGCTGTTAGGTGTAGCTAATTAATTTCCACTCACAAATTATTTGGATTTCCATGCTAAAAATAGATATACTCCTTacctaattttatttattttcttctcaGTGAATTCGAAGAACTAGAAGCAGTTCCAACACTCGCTGTAATGGATGGTCCCTTAGAGCCAACATCTTCTATTGCTAATGCAACAGAGGTTTCTGATGATCCTTCTTTTATAAACTTCTTCAGTGTAcgttttctttatctttttgaaTTCCTGATTGAGAATTAGGCAGAAGGTTAGACTTAAAGATCACCATTCTAAgcatatttcctttttccatGTTTCTAACCGTGAAATTCTGTAGATCAATTAGTTAGTTAAGAGACAGATAGATGCACTTATCAATGAGATGTTTGAGTTAGAGAAAGGTGGAATACCCTGTTGTCGTGATTTCAAATTAGTCTCTTTAGAATATTTTTCCATTATTCTGCTTCCTTTGGTCAACATAAGTTAGTATCAACAATCGCTCTGCAATGGTCCGAAAATGggagttataatttttttttatctacaaTCAGGTAATGCAAATACAGTTGAGTCTTTCTGATAGTTAATTCTGCATATTATTACTTAAATGATTAAtgttcaaattatttattcagtTCCTGTATCAGTAGTGGTTTACCAAATGGTTATTGAAATGATCCATGTGTTGAAATGTATTGAGATAAACTTGATCATAGAAATTATAAATTTGCAGAATGCTATGAACATAGGAGCTGCTCCAAATACAGCAATTTCTGGACAGCCTTTCAACCCCTCTGCAACTGTTATTCCTTCATCCATTCCACAGAATGTTTCTCTGCCCACTTTGACAACTGCTCAGCCACCATCTAATTTATCTGCTTCTACACCTATAATGTCTATTCTTGAGAATACAGAACGTACTACAACACAGCGTTCAGCTGATCTGGTGAAACCATCGACATTTTTCAGCCCTCCTCCCACCTCTGCTGGACTGGTTATACCTCCCGTGTCATCAGCAATGCCAACTGCACCTCCATTGAATCCTCCAGGAAATCTACAGAGACCTTATGGTGCACCATTACTCCAGCCATTTCCGCCACCAACACCCCCACCATCACTCACTCCAACTGCTCCTACACCAAATTATGGGCCACCTGTCAGCAGAGAAAAAGTTCGGGATGCACTTCAATTGCTTGTTCAGGTATGATATTACGATTCATGAAATCTCTTTTTATTTGCAAAATTCTTCCATGTGACTGAGCCCCTTGCTTCTAGATTATCTGCACCCTTGTACATATATATCTTGTAGCAAATTCTTGCGGTATTGTCATCGAGACTATTGTTATGAGTAGTCTGCAGGCGAAGCTCTGTGCTTATAATGATCTTTGCTGAGACAAGTGTGTTTTAACTGTGCATGTATTTGTGCTCATAGGACAATCAATTCATCGACATGGTCTACCGAGCAATGCTTAGTGCAAACCAACAATCGTGATAAGTCCGGAGGTTGCTGCTCGAGTTTCCATTTCCTGCCTCAACTCTCAGTAGGAGGAAAATGTATAAGTCGCTGTTCATTATGTAGTTTTGCTAAGAACCATAAATGTTCCTATGCAGTCCTTGTATAGAGTTTGCATTAATTCATAGTTGGTTTTACATTTTGCCATTTCCTTGATATATATCATCTCGTTTCCACATTTTGGTTATTACCTTTGTTAGCTCCGGAAAATCAATTTCGACTAAAAGTCATAAATTTCACGTGCTTTCAAAACCTTAAAAATAGAGATATTTGGACCATTTGGCGTTCGTAAGATTTTCAGCAAAATGAAAGTTAATTTCAATCTCATTTAAACAGAATAGCAGAAAAAATTATCTGCTCCATCCACATCTAAACAAAAATATTCAGCATACAATTACATGGGAGCTCCTGATTTCCGTTGAGTACGATGGCGGTCTAAACAAAATTTTTTCTACATTAGTCTATCCCCTAAAACAAACGATTGAGGGACTAATTAACGAGAGATGTGAAACATGCTGAATTGCTTAAAGATGCGAACGAGTGAGCAGGCGCTGCAGGTCCATCCGAGATCTATGCTGCGTTAATCAAACTACGGAAGGGGGGCTGCCGGGACTAACCAAATTCTTTGTGAGAGAACAGTTAAGCTGTCTTCACTTTGCGGGAGGTGGGGCGACGAAATAGACTGATCAGATCATCAAGACCCTGCGGGAATACGGATTCAAATTGAGACTCCAATTCTAAGATATAGTGAAACATACATAGCTGACATGATATGCAAACAAAATTAGTTAAAGCCATTGTTTTCATTTTAACATGTCACATTTGAGGCCTTATTTGTATCAGATGTCTTCCTTtataaaacaaatatgaagtgtGGGTGGAAAATGACGAGGCTGACTTACCCTTGTAGTTATAACCAAAAAACTAAATAGAGTAATAAGATAAGACCCGAGAACCAGCAGCAAAAGTAAGTCGAAAGTCACACTTGCGACCTGCAACAAAAGGAGAGTAGTTATTGTCTGTTGATTTCACACAAAAAGGAAAGAATTCCTCTGGACAAGGTAAAATATAATGCAGGGACTGGGTCCATTGCATATAAAGTGAACTAGGATGCCATTCACACAACACGACCATAAAGGCTATGTTTGACTTAGGGCAGGGTAGAAATTCCCGATAAATAAGGCAAAGCCCGCTGACCGTTAATTTCAGAAATTACCCTACTATCAACTTACCTCAAAAAAATATCCATATACTATCAATAATATCCCGATAATTACCCTACGTTCAATTTTTTATCCTAATCTAACCTCCTATTTAATAGTGCAAAGCCCGCTGAACGTTAATTTCAGAAATTAAAGGTTCTATGTTGATGCCACATCAGCAGTCAGTAGAAATTAACAGTTCCATTAGTGAAAATAGCGGAGGttatattagaaaaaaaattcaaaagtaCTTGTATTATTGGATACTATTGATAGTATAAGATATTTTCTGTGATACGTTTTTGGGTTATTTTGGATAATTTAGCCTAAAACCAATTACCATCAAAGTTAGGACATATAGAATGGCAACCGATGTTCTTTTGCTCGCGACATAACCTCGAAAGAGAATAGCTAAACAAGAATATAGAAAAGATAGTTCCAAAGCGGCGCCTCTGAAGTTTTTATCAGATATTTATTCTTGATATGAAAGAGCAAGTGAGATTCAGAATTTCAGATTTGTACCTGATAGATATGTAATCTGCCGCTTGTTGAGTCATAAAAAGTGAACATCCCATCAAGTACTTCGTGTTGCACTCTCACCTCAGCAGTGTGATCTTCTAATTCCTGTGGGTGAAAAATCTCACCAGTTAAAAGtggataaaaaataataatgatcACAGACATGAGATCATTTTCAGAATCCTATGAGAACGATACTAACAAACTACAATTTGGGAAGGAATATCATATGGAACAATGTAACTATGAACTGttttttgaaataggagaaatATACACCACCGGTTCTGATTAGTTAATGAAACAGATCTGATTAGCAACATTACTTAATCACTAGGTCTTAATAACTTATGAATAGGAAATCTTTTTCCAGATAgtataaaattaattgaaaatacaGCCCCTTATAAGAAAATAGAGTGAACAAAAATTAGACCAGAGATATACCTTTTTCAGTGCCATGATAAGAGGATCATTCTTGGAAAGAAATGGAGCCACTCGGGGTGTCGTTGACAAAAATTGTAACCATGAATGTATATAAGAAGGATTTACAGATAAGCTACTATCATCTGCAAATATATCAATGTTTTTTCCCTCCTGGCCATAAATATGCCTCTGTTTATGAGAAAGAAACTTTAATTAGAAAATTGAGAATATAGTATAATTGCCACCATAGAGAAAAAATAGAATTCAAGCAAACACTAGCTACGAGGTCTTACTGCGAGACTTTCAGCAACTAATTTTGTACTTCTAGTTATTGAATCTTCATCAACAAAATGCCTGCAGAGGTGACCAGGGTTGACTAAAGAAAGATTCATACAGGAAAGAGAAGAAAGGAGTtccaaattcaaagacaaaaaatAAGCGATTCTATTTCCTCGAGTTACAACCTGCTATCTGACAGACCTCCAGCACTTTCTAGAAAATCAGGTGCGACAGAAAGCTCGGACAGTGTTGCGGCAGTAACTCTCAGCCTCGAAAATTGTTCATGCTCCCATGCAACCTAGAATTTTAAACAGCTTGAACATATAAAACCTAGAAAGTTGATGAATAGAGAACAATGAAACAGATCAAAGAAATATATttgttttcatattttaaaGATGAAAGACGAGCCTCTTGTGTCATATTGCTTACTGAAACAAACAGTTTAACTCATAAgaaagcacaaaacaactaatGTTGACCCACCACATAAAACCCACAGTTCACATGTACAATGTTAACACATGTTGCTTACTGAAACAAAACAGTTTAACTCATACgaaagcacaaaacaactaatGTTGACCCACCACATAAAACCCACAGTTCACATGTACTATGTTAACAGAGAGAAATGCTTTTACTCTTATCTTTCTCAATCTCATGTCAATAGTTATACCAACAAGACACTGTTGGTTGGTTTTTTATTTAGGTGCTGGCCAACCAATGGCACTTGAATATACATCTTTGCAGGAAAAATAAGTGGGGGTAAATGAACTCAATCCATTTTGTTCCAGAACTTTCATGATATATTTTCAAGAATAGAACTTTTGTGATGTATTAATGCTTCATTAGATATAGACattttatctttgcaccaaatAAGTCCCACTTTTACCCAAAAATAGAATAACCACAAGTTTAAGAGATAAGAGTAGGCAATTCAGAAGTATGGTCAATTTTGTATGAAGGCTATACTCCAAAATACAATGTTATCCCATCTATAGACAACTATAAATTCAGAAGTCCTTCAAGTATAAGCATTGGAAAAATAAAGTTCTAAAGGTGCAAGTGAAATGATCAGCCATACATATGGAAATTTCAAGAATCCTCAAGCAACCATGAAAAAAGGATAAAAGCATACTTTATCTTAGAATACTACAAACTAATTGTTAGATCATTGTCCAAATAAACAAAAGGGTAGTCAAATAGAATTCACATATATAACATTTTCAGCACTTTAAATATGTCGAGGAGTTACTCCATTAATGAAATTCTAAGGTGAACTAGAAGATAAGCCAAATTTAAAATCTCACATTCTGGATCTGATGTTACCTACCCGAGGATTAGAAATGTTAATCTTCTTGTGCTTCAGCCCAACTTTAAGCCCAAGTTCTTCAGACACACTAGAGAAACCCTGCAACAATGCATTTGTAAATACTGCAGGAATCACTTGAGCAAAGAACAACTGTCTGAAGACAATCACGTCTTTTTTCACAAAAGGCCTCTTAGGGCTTACCTCAAAGATTTGTTTGATGTAGACATTGTCTGGAGGCTTAGACACATGGATCCATAACTCATCACGGATAGAACCAATGCTATTCAAGCAAATAGAATAATCAATAGTCTCGCGCAAGCGTTGATCCAAACTATGAAGCCACTATAACAGAAAGGGAAAATGTCAGAATATTATAACAATGATCCAAGTATATAAAAAGGGAAAATTTCCTTTGAAAGAATAAGCACCTTATGTGTCCCATTGTAGTTATAAGGCCCTCCAGATGTCAGCGCAAAGAGTATATTATACCTTCCTCTTGTCTtaggatttgaatataaaattgaaaacaatCTAGCTACTTCTAGGAGTGCCACAACACCACTTCCATTGCTGTCACTTCCCACAGATAATCCCTGTTAGCATTGAGATGCATAAGAT
This window encodes:
- the LOC131021797 gene encoding mRNA-decapping enzyme-like protein isoform X2; amino-acid sequence: MSQNGKLMPNLDEKTTKVLNLTVLQRIDPFVEEILITAAHVTFYEFNIDTSQWSRKDVEGSLFVVKRNTQPRFQFIVMNRRNTDNLVENLLGDFEYEVQVPYLLYRNASQEVNGIWFYNARECEEVANLFSRILNAYSKVPTKSKVSSVKSEFEELEAVPTLAVMDGPLEPTSSIANATENAMNIGAAPNTAISGQPFNPSATVIPSSIPQNVSLPTLTTAQPPSNLSASTPIMSILENTERTTTQRSADLVKPSTFFSPPPTSAGLVIPPVSSAMPTAPPLNPPGNLQRPYGAPLLQPFPPPTPPPSLTPTAPTPNYGPPVSREKVRDALQLLVQDNQFIDMVYRAMLSANQQS
- the LOC131021797 gene encoding mRNA-decapping enzyme-like protein isoform X1 produces the protein MSQNGKLMPNLDEKTTKVLNLTVLQRIDPFVEEILITAAHVTFYEFNIDTSQWSRKDVEGSLFVVKRNTQPRFQFIVMNRRNTDNLVENLLGDFEYEVQVPYLLYRNASQEVNGIWFYNARECEEVANLFSRILNAYSKVPTKSKVSSVKSEFEELEAVPTLAVMDGPLEPTSSIANATEVSDDPSFINFFSNAMNIGAAPNTAISGQPFNPSATVIPSSIPQNVSLPTLTTAQPPSNLSASTPIMSILENTERTTTQRSADLVKPSTFFSPPPTSAGLVIPPVSSAMPTAPPLNPPGNLQRPYGAPLLQPFPPPTPPPSLTPTAPTPNYGPPVSREKVRDALQLLVQDNQFIDMVYRAMLSANQQS
- the LOC131021790 gene encoding uncharacterized protein LOC131021790; the encoded protein is MAKSQSALVEPVYSSAIALLIIVMACIELCDAVAVVDVYRLVQYDLAGVPFGSRLAALNHHAASSLFSSSAAAGAAADLSRTVLILPVRDLNLTFIREYIEEKKPLGGLLLLLPQVFNPQNIDSKDEAGHDSSVGIKKVLLELERLLLHANIPYPVYFGFEDDHVSAVLADVKKNDATGQLATATTGGYKLVVAAPEPKKIVSPTIANIQGWLPGLRADGDSNQLPTIAVVASYDTFGAAPGLSVGSDSNGSGVVALLEVARLFSILYSNPKTRGRYNILFALTSGGPYNYNGTHKWLHSLDQRLRETIDYSICLNSIGSIRDELWIHVSKPPDNVYIKQIFEGFSSVSEELGLKVGLKHKKINISNPRVAWEHEQFSRLRVTAATLSELSVAPDFLESAGGLSDSRHFVDEDSITRSTKLVAESLARHIYGQEGKNIDIFADDSSLSVNPSYIHSWLQFLSTTPRVAPFLSKNDPLIMALKKELEDHTAEVRVQHEVLDGMFTFYDSTSGRLHIYQVASVTFDLLLLLVLGSYLITLFSFLVITTRGLDDLISLFRRPTSRKVKTA